One genomic segment of Natrialbaceae archaeon AArc-T1-2 includes these proteins:
- a CDS encoding glycosyl hydrolase, which translates to MSRTVPIRVEATGAGRPRADAVGIPPRVPTVTGVRLHGFHDGTLYGTRYRTLLREGPTGSFRQVGELPVPASGRDGLSYRLKTTRGWKSTLCRLVGRFPSTNVWPLGDTALLATADNYVFVSRDRGDTWTVSRTLPDSSSPMGVLPTGVCVHNGAIYLGEYPLASSATPRLLRSTDLGESWETILELEGVRHVHAVQTDPYTGELWVTTGDSGTECRIGRVRDGNLEVVGSGSQQWRAVELAFTPDAIVWGVDSVYRERNPILRLERSDFGDGSPETLHEASSSIYYATSLTVGSERWIVVSTAMEAGTDSTGPDDQTAHSDRACVLAASSSTDFSRWHEVATYEKRRVPVDRWNPGASVPVANAYVFLDSDPDRGVVTNPYNTARDGGAVRLYPPAYFATLES; encoded by the coding sequence GTGTCACGCACCGTCCCGATTCGTGTGGAAGCGACCGGTGCCGGCCGACCCAGGGCCGACGCCGTGGGGATCCCGCCACGGGTACCGACGGTGACCGGGGTGCGACTCCACGGCTTTCACGACGGAACGCTGTATGGAACGCGGTATCGAACGCTGCTCCGGGAGGGGCCGACGGGCTCGTTTCGGCAGGTCGGCGAGCTTCCCGTCCCGGCCTCGGGACGAGACGGGCTCTCGTATCGGCTCAAGACGACGCGGGGGTGGAAGTCGACTCTCTGCAGGCTCGTCGGTCGGTTTCCGTCGACCAACGTCTGGCCGCTCGGCGACACGGCGCTGCTCGCGACCGCGGACAACTACGTGTTCGTCTCACGCGACCGTGGCGACACCTGGACCGTCAGCCGAACGCTTCCGGACTCCTCGAGTCCGATGGGCGTGTTGCCGACGGGCGTCTGCGTCCACAACGGCGCGATCTATCTCGGCGAGTATCCACTCGCCTCGTCGGCGACGCCGCGGCTGCTCCGGTCGACCGACCTGGGCGAGAGCTGGGAGACGATCCTCGAACTCGAGGGAGTACGTCACGTCCACGCGGTGCAGACGGATCCCTACACCGGCGAGCTGTGGGTGACGACCGGCGATTCCGGCACGGAGTGTCGGATCGGCCGCGTGCGAGACGGGAACCTCGAGGTCGTCGGCAGCGGCAGTCAGCAGTGGCGAGCGGTCGAGCTCGCGTTTACGCCGGACGCGATCGTCTGGGGCGTCGACAGCGTCTATCGGGAACGGAACCCGATCCTGCGACTCGAGCGGTCCGATTTCGGGGACGGCTCGCCGGAGACGCTCCACGAGGCCTCGAGTTCGATCTACTACGCGACGTCGCTCACGGTCGGGTCCGAACGGTGGATCGTCGTGTCGACGGCGATGGAAGCCGGCACGGACAGCACGGGGCCCGACGACCAGACCGCCCACTCCGATCGAGCGTGTGTCCTCGCGGCGTCGTCGTCGACCGACTTCTCGCGGTGGCACGAGGTCGCCACCTACGAGAAGCGACGGGTGCCGGTCGACCGGTGGAACCCGGGAGCCAGCGTGCCGGTCGCAAACGCCTACGTCTTCCTGGATTCTGACCCGGACAGGGGCGTCGTCACGAACCCGTACAACACCGCCCGTGACGGTGGGGCGGTCCGGCTGTATCCGCCCGCGTACTTCGCCACGCTCGAGTCGTGA
- a CDS encoding antibiotic ABC transporter permease: MQPHGRSVETGVGTTDRHQERYLPVLESTLAYARRRDYVGPDYGDGMSSQLLQALPFESRALNLVVQEVVKRAPVDVRPLFRVEHRRNYKGAALFTMANLNYHELTADSGTLAFDPLEEATRLADWLVEERISGYSGFCGGHRHEMQHLHTKGVPSDPDIVSTTFAVRALLRAAQLEDGYADIARTANEFLVEDLNYREVPEGAKIDYHMNHPDDSYTINAAALGAGMLVDLYDHFGDEAFRERATKILDHIAATQTDRGGWPYRLPASASHLSMDSHHNGFVIESFQRYRDLVDEDRYAETLADALAFYREELFELDGAPNFDEESTYPRDIHASTQGMLVFTREGDLEMAERILRWVLANLQTSKGQFYYRQYRHHTKRVTLMRWCQAWMAYALSEFLLARRDRPASTVERVPATDRR, from the coding sequence ATGCAGCCACACGGACGTTCGGTCGAGACGGGCGTCGGGACGACGGACCGACACCAGGAGCGCTACCTCCCCGTGCTCGAGTCGACGCTCGCCTACGCCCGGCGACGGGACTACGTCGGCCCGGATTACGGCGACGGGATGAGCAGTCAGCTGCTCCAGGCACTGCCGTTCGAGAGCAGGGCCCTCAACCTGGTCGTCCAGGAGGTCGTCAAGCGCGCGCCGGTCGACGTCAGACCGCTGTTTCGCGTCGAACACCGGCGCAACTACAAAGGGGCGGCGCTGTTTACGATGGCCAATCTGAACTACCACGAGCTAACGGCCGACAGTGGAACGCTCGCGTTCGATCCGCTCGAGGAAGCCACCCGGCTCGCCGACTGGCTCGTCGAGGAGCGAATCAGCGGCTACAGCGGCTTCTGTGGCGGCCATCGCCACGAGATGCAACACCTGCACACGAAAGGCGTCCCGAGCGATCCCGACATCGTCTCGACGACGTTCGCGGTCCGGGCGCTCCTTCGAGCCGCACAGCTCGAGGACGGATACGCCGACATAGCCCGAACGGCGAACGAGTTTCTGGTCGAGGACTTAAACTACCGGGAGGTCCCGGAGGGTGCGAAGATCGACTACCACATGAACCATCCCGACGATTCCTACACGATCAACGCGGCCGCACTCGGTGCCGGGATGCTCGTCGACCTCTACGATCACTTCGGCGACGAGGCGTTCCGCGAACGTGCGACGAAGATCCTCGATCACATCGCGGCCACCCAGACCGACCGCGGCGGCTGGCCGTACCGGCTCCCGGCCTCGGCGTCACATCTCTCGATGGACAGCCACCACAACGGATTCGTCATCGAGTCCTTCCAGCGATACCGCGATCTCGTCGACGAGGATCGGTACGCCGAGACGCTCGCGGACGCCCTCGCGTTCTACCGCGAGGAGCTGTTCGAGCTCGATGGGGCGCCGAACTTCGACGAGGAAAGCACCTACCCGCGTGACATCCACGCCAGCACGCAGGGAATGCTGGTCTTCACCCGGGAGGGCGACCTCGAGATGGCAGAACGGATCCTCCGGTGGGTGCTTGCGAACCTGCAAACGTCGAAGGGACAGTTCTACTACCGGCAGTACCGCCACCACACGAAACGGGTGACGCTAATGCGATGGTGCCAGGCCTGGATGGCGTACGCACTCTCCGAATTCTTGCTCGCCCGGCGCGATCGTCCGGCGTCGACCGTCGAACGGGTGCCGGCTACGGACCGACGATGA
- a CDS encoding sulfatase, with amino-acid sequence MSTDPDVLFLVLDSLRKDRVSTYGHDRETTPTLSKLATYATTYENAFTPAPWTLPSHASMFTGQFPSEHGVTNGFSDGMSRLPESRPTLAERLSRAGYRTAGFSNNPWVGQLSGLDRGFDEFVEWDLEISASAADEEIHAPRERLYSRLHPVLGKAARQPAFLLKRPFFTESLVDRANRWLLEGADDPSPTFTFLNLMEAHSPYFPPARSFEQLGLEPPNPIEPRVLNTKLLAYVMGKTDLEPDTRARIMEYYDACVRYQDEQVARLFTRMQEAGLFEDTLVIVCADHGKTLGDYPRDEQPPHYVRDVNLTVPLWIKRPGQRDGDALEEMFELTSLFDVVRDGDPPAGRYTRDVAVAEDFVPHAGNERPDDVVRWRVAADRDYKYVRNDAGAEYLFDRGRNEVVPDPGDVVLEQCRETLSDRVRGFDGNRDDSRSGTIDADVQAQLRDLGYL; translated from the coding sequence ATGTCGACCGATCCGGACGTGCTGTTCCTGGTACTCGATTCGCTCCGAAAGGATCGCGTCTCCACCTACGGTCACGACCGGGAGACGACGCCGACGCTCTCGAAACTGGCCACGTACGCGACGACCTACGAGAACGCGTTCACGCCGGCCCCGTGGACGCTGCCATCGCACGCGTCGATGTTTACGGGTCAGTTTCCCTCCGAGCACGGGGTGACCAACGGCTTCTCCGACGGGATGAGCCGGCTCCCGGAATCACGGCCGACGCTCGCCGAACGACTCTCCCGGGCAGGGTACCGCACGGCCGGCTTCTCGAACAACCCCTGGGTCGGCCAGCTCTCGGGACTGGACCGGGGGTTCGACGAGTTCGTCGAGTGGGACCTCGAAATCTCCGCGAGCGCGGCCGACGAGGAGATCCACGCGCCCCGGGAGCGACTGTACTCCCGGCTGCATCCGGTACTCGGAAAAGCGGCCCGCCAGCCGGCCTTCCTGTTGAAACGTCCGTTCTTCACCGAGAGCCTCGTCGACCGGGCGAACCGGTGGCTGCTCGAGGGTGCCGACGACCCGTCGCCGACGTTTACGTTCCTGAACCTCATGGAGGCACACAGCCCCTACTTCCCGCCGGCGCGGTCGTTCGAGCAACTCGGGCTCGAGCCGCCGAACCCGATCGAGCCACGCGTCCTCAACACCAAACTGCTTGCCTACGTGATGGGGAAAACCGACCTCGAGCCGGACACGCGAGCGCGGATCATGGAGTACTACGACGCCTGTGTGCGCTACCAGGACGAACAGGTCGCCCGGCTGTTCACACGCATGCAAGAGGCGGGGCTGTTCGAGGACACTCTCGTGATCGTCTGTGCCGATCACGGGAAGACGCTGGGCGACTACCCCCGCGACGAGCAGCCGCCACACTACGTCCGGGACGTCAACCTCACCGTCCCGCTGTGGATCAAGCGACCGGGCCAGCGCGACGGCGACGCGCTCGAGGAGATGTTCGAGTTGACGTCGCTGTTCGACGTCGTCCGCGACGGCGATCCGCCCGCCGGTCGGTACACTCGCGACGTTGCCGTCGCCGAGGATTTCGTCCCCCACGCCGGGAACGAGCGCCCCGACGACGTGGTTCGGTGGCGCGTCGCCGCCGACCGGGACTACAAGTACGTCCGCAACGACGCGGGTGCGGAATACCTGTTCGACCGGGGGAGAAACGAGGTCGTCCCCGACCCCGGCGACGTCGTCCTCGAACAGTGTCGCGAGACGCTCTCCGATCGAGTGCGGGGGTTCGACGGGAACCGAGACGACTCACGATCGGGGACGATCGACGCCGACGTCCAGGCACAGCTCAGGGACCTCGGCTACCTTTGA
- a CDS encoding GNAT family N-acetyltransferase has product MDVERLTLEEWGDALPTSGVEPFHDPDALAVLENHTDAELQLFGAYKGGQAVGLLPVFVDEKPVGRTVLSPAPSLGVPRLGPIIDPISPKRRKRERINNRLAEAVIDATGADRRSTLFRMNCPLSYDDPRPYVWNGLTVEPEFTYVVDLEGCDDVASAMSGFSKTLRNEMRRYDDVSLSIETEGIDAAVRVYDDVVDQYERHGDAAPLSRSVLRDLLSSLDDDRWRVYVARTPDGSYESGIVTLFSTELAYYWQGGVTATYENVSVNTLLHRAILEDLVTDPGLESVTAYDLVGANTERLCEYKGKFNGELRPYYVIESAGLEMTVAKSAFKTLSGMK; this is encoded by the coding sequence ATGGACGTCGAACGACTGACGCTCGAGGAGTGGGGGGACGCGTTGCCCACGAGTGGAGTCGAGCCGTTTCACGATCCGGACGCGCTCGCCGTCCTCGAGAACCACACGGATGCCGAGTTACAGCTGTTCGGAGCGTACAAGGGTGGCCAGGCGGTCGGACTCCTGCCGGTGTTCGTCGACGAGAAACCGGTCGGACGAACGGTCCTCTCGCCGGCACCCTCGCTCGGAGTCCCACGTCTCGGTCCGATCATCGACCCTATCAGCCCGAAGCGTCGCAAGCGAGAACGAATCAACAACCGGCTTGCCGAGGCGGTCATCGATGCCACCGGCGCCGACCGGCGATCGACGCTGTTTCGGATGAACTGTCCGCTCAGCTACGACGATCCGCGACCGTACGTCTGGAACGGTCTCACGGTCGAACCGGAGTTCACCTACGTCGTCGACCTCGAGGGTTGTGACGACGTGGCGTCGGCCATGTCGGGGTTCAGCAAGACTCTCCGGAACGAGATGCGACGGTACGACGACGTGAGCCTCTCGATCGAAACCGAGGGAATCGACGCTGCCGTTCGCGTCTACGACGACGTCGTCGACCAGTACGAGCGCCACGGCGACGCTGCGCCGCTTTCTCGATCGGTTCTCCGGGACCTGCTTTCGAGTCTGGACGACGACCGATGGCGGGTGTACGTAGCGCGAACACCGGACGGGAGCTACGAGAGCGGCATCGTCACGCTCTTTTCGACCGAACTGGCGTACTACTGGCAGGGAGGAGTCACAGCCACCTACGAGAACGTCAGCGTCAACACCCTCCTCCACCGTGCCATCCTCGAGGATCTGGTTACCGACCCCGGCCTCGAGTCGGTGACAGCGTACGACCTCGTCGGGGCGAACACCGAACGGCTCTGTGAGTACAAAGGGAAGTTCAACGGCGAACTTCGACCGTACTACGTGATCGAGTCTGCGGGACTCGAGATGACCGTCGCGAAGTCGGCCTTCAAGACGCTTTCGGGTATGAAGTGA